The following are encoded in a window of Onthophagus taurus isolate NC chromosome 3, IU_Otau_3.0, whole genome shotgun sequence genomic DNA:
- the LOC111418605 gene encoding 3-hydroxyisobutyryl-CoA hydrolase, mitochondrial isoform X1, whose amino-acid sequence MVFISPKNLHITSKIFERLLLRPVSTLNLNRKMSSGGDDVILESVNNIGIITLNRPKALNAVNLSMVQKILPTLQEWENTQSFVLIKGAGDKAFCAGGDVRAVVEAGQKGEKLGHQFFRTEYTMNGLIGNYRIPYVALIDGIVMGGGVGLSVHGHYRICTERSLFAMPETQIGLFPDVGGSYFLPRLPGRLGYYLALTGHRLKGADIQKAGIATHYVDSRNMAHLTDELIRCKNHETIREVLDKFSVIDEKPFSLKQHQVKIDSYFAAHTMEELYFRLSEDDSEWSRKTLKTLDGMSPTSMKITLRLLQLGAQANLLECLQMEYRMAVACLANHDFYEGVRALLIDKDKNPKWNPATLEEVSSDIVANHFMKLPDSEELRHKL is encoded by the exons ATG gtTTTTATTTCTCCAAAAAACCTTCACATAACCTCGAAGATCTTTGAGAGATTACTGCTTCGTCCAGtatcaactttaaatttgaatcGGAAAATGTCTTCGGGAGGAGATGATGTAATTTTAGAATCTGTAAATAACATTGGTATTATTACCTTGAATCGACCGAAAGCTTTAAACGCTGTCAACTTGTCAATGGTCCAAAAAATCCTTCCAACTTTACAAGAATGGGAAAATACTCAATcgtttgttttaataaaaggagCTGGGGATAAAGCTTTTTGTGCTGGTGGTGATGTAAGAGCTGTTGTGGAAGCCGGACAAAAAGGTGAAAAATTAGGGCATCAATTTTTTAGAACTGAATATACAATGAATGGGTTAATTGGTAATTATCGCATCCCATATGTTGCGTTAATTGATGGGATTGTTATGGGTGGAGGGGTTGGGTTGTCGGTTCATGGTCATTACAGGATTTGTACTGAAAGATCACTTTTTGCTATGCCTGAGACACAAATTGGGTTATTTCCGGATGTGGGTGGTTCCTATTTTTTACCACGTCTACCTGGAAGGTTGGGTTATTATTTAGCATTGACCGGACATCGATTAAAAGGAGCTGACATACAAAAAGCTGGAATAGCTACTCATTACGTTGATAGTAGAAACATGGCACATTTAACAGATGAATTAATCCGTTGTAAAAATCATGAAACGATTAGAGaagttttagataaattttcaGTAATCGATGAAAAACCTTTTTCGTTAAAACAACATCAAGTTAAAATTGACAGTTATTTTGCGGCTCATACCATGGAAGAACTTTATTTTAGGTTATCAGAAGACGATTCGGAGTGGTcaagaaaaactttaaaaactttagACGGAATGTCTCCAACGAGCATGAAAATTACATTGAGATTGTTACAATTGGGTGCTCAAGCGAATCTTTTGGAATGTCTTCAAATGGAATATAGAATGGCGGTTGCTTGTTTGGCTAATCATGACTTTTACGAGGGCGTTAGGGCATTGTTGATCGATAAAGATAAGAACCCGAAATGGAATCCGGCTACTTTGGAGGAAGTTAGTTCCGATATTGTTGCAAATCACTTCATGAAACTTCCCGACAGTGAGGAATTGagacataaattataa
- the LOC111418604 gene encoding myrosinase 1-like isoform X1: protein MILLFLAFFSLFLQTTLGNNVFPDDFLFGVSTSAYQIEGGWNANGKGESIWDVFSHNNPDKIIDNSTGDVAADSYHQFREDLANLIYLGVHFYRFSISWPRVLPTGFINHVNPDGVKYYSDIIDQLLSNKIEPMVTMYNWDLPAMLQELGGWTNPNIGSYFVDYADFLFSKFSHKVKYWITFNEPGEICETGYGLGLNAPGINMSGIADYLCGKTVLLSHSKVYRLYKSKYNNGKLGISISTPWYEPKNKNVKADVKAAERAMQMEFGWWAHPIFSRHGDYPDIMKDRIKNLSLANNFTGTRLPYFSKDEIKRIRGSADFLGLNHYTTYLVSPNDYNTNLTSHVKDVGVKKEIDPKWPASKARWLKVVPWGLEKLLIWIKNEYNNPCIYITENGYPDDGGLLDMDRVRYLAGYIKSMLKAMQESQVNVKGYAVWSLMDNWEWIDGFTLKFGLYQIDYDDCARIRKPKSSVNFYRDLIHVMEIPAICFEGAPVIPKIEHI, encoded by the exons ATGATTTTACTATTTCTGGCATTCTTCAGTTTATTTTTGCAAACCACCCTCGGTAATAATGTGTTTCCTGACGATTTTTTATTCGGGGTTTCAACCTCAGCTTATCAAATAGAAGGTGGATGGAATGCGAATG gtaaAGGTGAAAGTATTTGGGATGTTTTCTCCCATAACAATCCCgataaaataatcgataattcGACTGGTGATGTAGCCGCTGATTCTTATCACCAATTCCGCGAAGATTtagctaatttaatttatcttggAGTACATTTTTACCGATTTTCGATATCTTGGCCGCGAGTTTTACCAACGGGGTTTATTAATCATGTTAATCCGGATGGGGTTAAATATTATAGTGATATAATCGATCAATTATTATCGAATAAAATCGAACCAATGGTAACGATGTATAATTGGGATTTGCCGGCGATGTTACAAGAATTGGGTGGATGGACAAACCCGAATATCGGAAGTTATTTCGTCGATTACgccgattttttatttagcaaGTTTTCGCATAAAGTTAAGTATTGGATTACGTTTAATGAACCGGGGGAAATATGCGaaactggttatggattagGACTTAATGCACCCGGAATTAATATGAGTGGAATCGCTGATTATTTGTGTGGAAAAACTGTTTTATTGAGTCACTCAAAAGTTTATCGATTATATAAGAGTAAATATAATAATGGAAAGTTAGGGATTTCCATTTCCACGCCATGGTATGAACCCAAaaacaagaatgttaaagcTGATGTGAAAGCGGCAGAAAGAGCGATGCAAAtggaa tttggTTGGTGGGCTCATCCGATTTTTTCGCGACACGGTGATTATCCGGATATAATGAAGGATCGAATAAAGAATTTAAGCTTAGCGAATAATTTCACCGGGACTCGATTACCGTATTTCTCCAAAGATGAGATAAAAAGGATTCGTGGTTCAGCCGACTTTTTAGGCTTGAATCATTACACAACTTATTTGGTGAGTCCTAATGATTACAACACAAACTTGACGTCCCACGTAAAagatgttggagttaaaaaagaaattgaccCGAAATGGCCAGCTTCGAAAGCGCGATGGTTAAAAGTCGTTCCGTGGGGTCTTGAAAAACTATTAATTTGGatcaaaaatgaatataacAATCCATGTATTTATATTACGGAGAATGGTTATCCGGATGATGGAGGTCTTTTAGATATGGATCGAGTTAGATATTTAgca GGTTATATAAAATCGATGTTAAAAGCGATGCAAGAATCTCAAGTTAATGTCAAAGGTTATGCAGTTTGGAGTTTAATGGATAATTGGGAGTGGATTGATggatttactttaaaatttggaTTATATCAAATCGATTATGATGATTGCGCGAGAATTAGAAAGCCGAAATCTTCCGTTAATTTCTACAGAGATTTAATACACGTTATGGAAATCCCAGCAATTTGCTTCGAAGGGGCTCCGGTTATACCAAAAATAGAACAtatctaa
- the LOC111418605 gene encoding 3-hydroxyisobutyryl-CoA hydrolase, mitochondrial isoform X2, with protein sequence MSSGGDDVILESVNNIGIITLNRPKALNAVNLSMVQKILPTLQEWENTQSFVLIKGAGDKAFCAGGDVRAVVEAGQKGEKLGHQFFRTEYTMNGLIGNYRIPYVALIDGIVMGGGVGLSVHGHYRICTERSLFAMPETQIGLFPDVGGSYFLPRLPGRLGYYLALTGHRLKGADIQKAGIATHYVDSRNMAHLTDELIRCKNHETIREVLDKFSVIDEKPFSLKQHQVKIDSYFAAHTMEELYFRLSEDDSEWSRKTLKTLDGMSPTSMKITLRLLQLGAQANLLECLQMEYRMAVACLANHDFYEGVRALLIDKDKNPKWNPATLEEVSSDIVANHFMKLPDSEELRHKL encoded by the coding sequence ATGTCTTCGGGAGGAGATGATGTAATTTTAGAATCTGTAAATAACATTGGTATTATTACCTTGAATCGACCGAAAGCTTTAAACGCTGTCAACTTGTCAATGGTCCAAAAAATCCTTCCAACTTTACAAGAATGGGAAAATACTCAATcgtttgttttaataaaaggagCTGGGGATAAAGCTTTTTGTGCTGGTGGTGATGTAAGAGCTGTTGTGGAAGCCGGACAAAAAGGTGAAAAATTAGGGCATCAATTTTTTAGAACTGAATATACAATGAATGGGTTAATTGGTAATTATCGCATCCCATATGTTGCGTTAATTGATGGGATTGTTATGGGTGGAGGGGTTGGGTTGTCGGTTCATGGTCATTACAGGATTTGTACTGAAAGATCACTTTTTGCTATGCCTGAGACACAAATTGGGTTATTTCCGGATGTGGGTGGTTCCTATTTTTTACCACGTCTACCTGGAAGGTTGGGTTATTATTTAGCATTGACCGGACATCGATTAAAAGGAGCTGACATACAAAAAGCTGGAATAGCTACTCATTACGTTGATAGTAGAAACATGGCACATTTAACAGATGAATTAATCCGTTGTAAAAATCATGAAACGATTAGAGaagttttagataaattttcaGTAATCGATGAAAAACCTTTTTCGTTAAAACAACATCAAGTTAAAATTGACAGTTATTTTGCGGCTCATACCATGGAAGAACTTTATTTTAGGTTATCAGAAGACGATTCGGAGTGGTcaagaaaaactttaaaaactttagACGGAATGTCTCCAACGAGCATGAAAATTACATTGAGATTGTTACAATTGGGTGCTCAAGCGAATCTTTTGGAATGTCTTCAAATGGAATATAGAATGGCGGTTGCTTGTTTGGCTAATCATGACTTTTACGAGGGCGTTAGGGCATTGTTGATCGATAAAGATAAGAACCCGAAATGGAATCCGGCTACTTTGGAGGAAGTTAGTTCCGATATTGTTGCAAATCACTTCATGAAACTTCCCGACAGTGAGGAATTGagacataaattataa
- the LOC111418611 gene encoding uncharacterized protein: MGTRSILKVFLKNLGNSRRILPVKLAPPLLEIFDKKFQVAPRSVLDIYKIDESKKWVVAVRESQKNQYLKKRFANSVSKLFKNWGVRHYSNIKKPPSIQAFLKTDEKKSCVLQKDGNFNKKFLPVNGFVPSLTQSTKNQNKFVSIKENKQQKGYPISILTMKSQNKNFQPNLSKSTKFNVNRHKNEVRYKKIIENKAVIKTIPEYVPKMK; this comes from the exons ATGGGTACAAGAAGTAttttaaaagtgtttttaaagaatttaggAAATTCACGAAGAATTTTACCCGTTAAATTAGCTCCCCCATTATTagaaattttcgataaaaagtTTCAAGTTGCTCCTAGATCAGTTTTGGATATCTATAAAATCGATGAATCGAAAAAATGGGTTGTGGCGGTTCGTGAATcgcaaaaaaatcaatatttaaagaaacgATTTGCAAATTCTGTatcgaaattatttaaaaattggggCGTAAGACATTATTCGAATATAAAAAAGCCTCCTAGTATTCaagcatttttaaaaacggacgaaaaaaaatcttgcGTACTCCAAAAggatggaaattttaataaaaagtttttacccGTAAATGGTTTTGTACCATCTCTTACGCAATCgactaaaaatcaaaataaatttgtttccatcaaagaaaataaacagcAAAAAG gttatcctATATCAATTTTGACCATGAAAAGCCAGAACAAAAATTTCCAaccaaatttatcaaaaagtacGAAATTTAACGTTAATAGACACAAAAATGAGgtgagatataaaaaaataatcgaaaataaagcTGTTATCAAAACAATTCCCGAATATGTaccaaaaatgaaatga
- the LOC111418604 gene encoding myrosinase 1-like isoform X2, which yields MILLFLAFFSLFLQTTLGNNVFPDDFLFGVSTSAYQIEGGWNANGKGESIWDVFSHNNPDKIIDNSTGDVAADSYHQFREDLANLIYLGVHFYRFSISWPRVLPTGFINHVNPDGVKYYSDIIDQLLSNKIEPMVTMYNWDLPAMLQELGGWTNPNIGSYFVDYADFLFSKFSHKVKYWITFNEPGEICETGYGLGLNAPGINMSGIADYLCGKTVLLSHSKVYRLYKSKYNNGKLGISISTPWYEPKNKNVKADVKAAERAMQMEFGWWAHPIFSRHGDYPDIMKDRIKNLSLANNFTGTRLPYFSKDEIKRIRGSADFLGLNHYTTYLGYIKSMLKAMQESQVNVKGYAVWSLMDNWEWIDGFTLKFGLYQIDYDDCARIRKPKSSVNFYRDLIHVMEIPAICFEGAPVIPKIEHI from the exons ATGATTTTACTATTTCTGGCATTCTTCAGTTTATTTTTGCAAACCACCCTCGGTAATAATGTGTTTCCTGACGATTTTTTATTCGGGGTTTCAACCTCAGCTTATCAAATAGAAGGTGGATGGAATGCGAATG gtaaAGGTGAAAGTATTTGGGATGTTTTCTCCCATAACAATCCCgataaaataatcgataattcGACTGGTGATGTAGCCGCTGATTCTTATCACCAATTCCGCGAAGATTtagctaatttaatttatcttggAGTACATTTTTACCGATTTTCGATATCTTGGCCGCGAGTTTTACCAACGGGGTTTATTAATCATGTTAATCCGGATGGGGTTAAATATTATAGTGATATAATCGATCAATTATTATCGAATAAAATCGAACCAATGGTAACGATGTATAATTGGGATTTGCCGGCGATGTTACAAGAATTGGGTGGATGGACAAACCCGAATATCGGAAGTTATTTCGTCGATTACgccgattttttatttagcaaGTTTTCGCATAAAGTTAAGTATTGGATTACGTTTAATGAACCGGGGGAAATATGCGaaactggttatggattagGACTTAATGCACCCGGAATTAATATGAGTGGAATCGCTGATTATTTGTGTGGAAAAACTGTTTTATTGAGTCACTCAAAAGTTTATCGATTATATAAGAGTAAATATAATAATGGAAAGTTAGGGATTTCCATTTCCACGCCATGGTATGAACCCAAaaacaagaatgttaaagcTGATGTGAAAGCGGCAGAAAGAGCGATGCAAAtggaa tttggTTGGTGGGCTCATCCGATTTTTTCGCGACACGGTGATTATCCGGATATAATGAAGGATCGAATAAAGAATTTAAGCTTAGCGAATAATTTCACCGGGACTCGATTACCGTATTTCTCCAAAGATGAGATAAAAAGGATTCGTGGTTCAGCCGACTTTTTAGGCTTGAATCATTACACAACTTATTTG GGTTATATAAAATCGATGTTAAAAGCGATGCAAGAATCTCAAGTTAATGTCAAAGGTTATGCAGTTTGGAGTTTAATGGATAATTGGGAGTGGATTGATggatttactttaaaatttggaTTATATCAAATCGATTATGATGATTGCGCGAGAATTAGAAAGCCGAAATCTTCCGTTAATTTCTACAGAGATTTAATACACGTTATGGAAATCCCAGCAATTTGCTTCGAAGGGGCTCCGGTTATACCAAAAATAGAACAtatctaa